One window of Nymphaea colorata isolate Beijing-Zhang1983 chromosome 1, ASM883128v2, whole genome shotgun sequence genomic DNA carries:
- the LOC116247960 gene encoding basic leucine zipper 61-like: MAQLPPKCPPLPVEPNHRPSHANAMTACWVDEFLDFSSARRGLHRRTLSDSVAFYEDPPPIATESFDRLDDHQLLSMFSDDAAGASNPSSPSDHNSANENGGSGGGSNGAARDADEKPEVQSACRQGEGESGPTPEAAGAASNGPSIDPKRVKRILANRQSAQRSRVRKLQYISELERSVTSLQSEVSALSPRVAFLDHQRLVLNVDNSALKQRIAVLAQDKLFKDAHQEALKKEIERLRMVYHQQNLKKSNTHSDNNPTQDIELL; this comes from the exons ATGGCGCAACTCCCGCCCAAGTGCCCTCCCCTGCCGGTGGAACCCAACCACCGTCCTTCCCACGCCAATGCGATGACGGCCTGCTGGGTCGACGAGTTCCTCGACTTCTCCTCCGCCCGGCGAGGCCTCCACCGCCGGACCCTCAGCGACTCCGTCGCCTTCTACGAGGACCCGCCCCCGATCGCGACCGAGAGCTTCGATCGCCTCGACGACCACCAGCTCCTGTCCATGTTCTCCGACGACGCCGCCGGCGCCTCCAACCCCTCATCGCCGTCCGACCACAATAGCGCGAACGAGAACGGAGGCAGCGGCGGAGGGAGCAATGGCGCGGCCCGCGACGCCGACGAGAAGCCGGAGGTGCAGAGTGCGTGCAGGCAGGGCGAGGGGGAGAGCGGTCCGACGCCGGAGGCTGCCGGGGCTGCGTCCAACGGCCCCAGCATCGACCCGAAGCGAGTCAAACG GATATTGGCGAACCGGCAGTCGGCTCAGCGGTCGCGAGTGAGGAAGCTGCAGTACATCTCGGAGCTGGAGAGAAGCGTTACATCTCTACAG tcggAGGTATCGGCATTGTCCCCCAGGGTGGCGTTTTTAGACCACCAGCGGCTTGTTCTCAACGTGGACAACAGCGCCCTCAAGCAACGGATAGCTGTTCTCGCTCAAGACAAGCTCTTTAAGGATG CACACCAAGAGGCGCTAAAGAAGGAGATAGAGAGATTAAGGATGGTGTATCATCAGCAAAACTTGAAGAAGAGCAACACGCATTCTGATAATAACCCTACTCAGGATATTGAATTGCTGTAA